A genomic window from Streptomyces sp. MST-110588 includes:
- a CDS encoding NADP-dependent oxidoreductase yields MVSRPEGAPGAGHLAAEEVPVPEPGPGRLLVRNRIMSVTAAMRTMMTESDLPMPAFVPGRALWGPAVGEVVRASGGGFAPGDLVVHPYGWREYAVVEEERAHHADPAVLPDPAAYLSQGATAWGALTRTAPVRPGDTVFVTGAAGGVGAMAGQIARRLGARRVIGSTGSPHKAERLRTELGYDDIVVRGAGPALEQLRRAAPEGVDVLLDTVGGEQLAAALAVAATGARCALVGALTAQLGGAPAAVRVDPALMVARRITLAGFSRQDHPDLPGEWAAEFGRGLRDGSLVFPHVRLRGIAQAPRALFELTEGRHIGSVLVEV; encoded by the coding sequence CTGGTGAGCCGCCCCGAGGGCGCGCCGGGCGCCGGACACCTCGCGGCCGAGGAGGTCCCGGTGCCCGAACCCGGCCCCGGCCGGCTTCTGGTCCGCAACCGGATCATGTCCGTCACCGCCGCCATGCGCACGATGATGACCGAATCCGATCTCCCCATGCCCGCCTTTGTGCCGGGCCGGGCACTGTGGGGCCCCGCGGTCGGCGAAGTGGTCCGAGCCTCCGGCGGCGGCTTCGCCCCCGGTGATCTCGTCGTGCACCCCTACGGCTGGCGCGAGTACGCCGTCGTCGAGGAGGAGCGGGCCCACCACGCGGACCCGGCGGTGCTCCCCGACCCCGCCGCGTACCTCTCCCAGGGCGCCACGGCCTGGGGCGCGCTGACCCGTACGGCCCCGGTGCGCCCAGGGGACACCGTGTTCGTCACGGGGGCGGCCGGCGGGGTCGGCGCCATGGCCGGACAGATCGCCCGCCGGCTCGGCGCGCGGCGGGTGATCGGCAGCACCGGCTCCCCGCACAAGGCGGAACGGCTGCGTACGGAGCTGGGCTACGACGACATCGTCGTGCGCGGCGCCGGGCCGGCCCTGGAACAACTGCGCCGGGCGGCGCCCGAGGGCGTCGACGTCCTGCTCGACACGGTGGGCGGCGAGCAGCTCGCGGCGGCGCTGGCGGTGGCCGCGACCGGCGCCCGGTGCGCGCTGGTGGGCGCGCTGACCGCTCAGTTGGGGGGTGCCCCGGCAGCCGTACGGGTGGACCCGGCACTGATGGTGGCCCGCCGGATCACGCTGGCGGGCTTCTCCCGGCAGGACCACCCGGACCTGCCCGGGGAGTGGGCGGCGGAGTTCGGGCGGGGCCTGCGGGACGGCTCCCTGGTCTTCCCCCACGTCCGGCTGCGCGGCATCGCACAGGCACCGCGCGCCCTGTTCGAGCTGACGGAGGGGCGGCACATCGGTTCCGTACTGGTCGAGGTGTGA
- a CDS encoding glucose 1-dehydrogenase — MTDDRRMLDGKTVMITGASSGIGAAAARLFAAEGAAVVLFARREKLLEALAEEIGASGGRAVAVAGDVIRKGDVERAVTTAVERFGRLDGAFNNAGYGTVGTKLHEMDDADFDYVMDVNVRGVWNCLRYETAAMLETGGGSIVNTSSVAGVLATGVGAPYIAAKHAVIGLTKAAASEYAEQGIRVNALAVGNTRTELLQAALDATPGLEETFLARAIQQRLAVPAEVGQAAAWLLCDRSSFITGATVPVDGGWTAI; from the coding sequence ATGACTGATGATCGGCGAATGCTCGACGGCAAGACAGTGATGATCACCGGGGCCTCCAGCGGGATCGGCGCGGCGGCGGCCCGCCTGTTCGCCGCCGAGGGCGCCGCGGTGGTGCTCTTCGCCCGGCGCGAAAAGCTCCTGGAGGCGCTCGCCGAGGAGATCGGGGCGAGCGGCGGGCGGGCCGTCGCGGTGGCCGGCGATGTCATCCGCAAGGGTGACGTGGAACGCGCGGTCACCACGGCCGTGGAACGCTTCGGCCGCCTGGACGGCGCGTTCAACAACGCCGGCTACGGCACCGTCGGCACCAAGCTGCACGAGATGGACGACGCCGACTTCGACTACGTCATGGACGTCAACGTACGCGGGGTGTGGAACTGCCTGCGCTACGAGACGGCCGCCATGCTGGAGACGGGCGGCGGGTCCATCGTCAACACCTCCAGCGTCGCCGGCGTACTGGCCACCGGCGTCGGCGCCCCGTACATCGCAGCCAAGCACGCCGTCATCGGCCTGACCAAGGCCGCCGCCTCCGAGTACGCCGAGCAGGGCATCCGCGTCAACGCCCTGGCGGTCGGCAACACCCGCACCGAACTGCTCCAGGCGGCCCTGGACGCGACGCCCGGCCTGGAGGAGACCTTCCTCGCCCGGGCGATCCAGCAGCGGCTGGCCGTCCCGGCCGAGGTCGGACAGGCCGCGGCCTGGCTGCTGTGCGACCGCTCCTCGTTCATCACCGGCGCCACGGTCCCGGTCGACGGCGGCTGGACGGCGATCTGA
- a CDS encoding ScbR family autoregulator-binding transcription factor has translation MVKQERALRTRRAVLQAAAEVIGERGYGAATMAEIIQRAGVTKGALYFHFPSKDALARAVIEEQTDPFVPKETESRLQDAIDFTHEVAIALRDDALLQAGTRIAVETTFSDTPMVPYQEWINIMTEIFGEARRRGELLPSVDPAKAAEFFVSSYTGVQLFSLAASGRQDLPARVTSLWKHILPGLASPGAMTHVDPQGRPHKTAA, from the coding sequence GTGGTCAAGCAGGAACGTGCACTGCGCACACGACGCGCCGTCCTCCAAGCGGCGGCCGAGGTCATCGGCGAGCGCGGCTACGGAGCCGCCACCATGGCCGAGATCATCCAGCGCGCCGGGGTGACCAAGGGAGCCCTGTACTTCCACTTCCCCTCCAAGGACGCCCTGGCGCGGGCCGTCATCGAGGAGCAGACCGACCCCTTCGTCCCCAAGGAGACCGAGTCCCGCCTCCAGGACGCCATCGACTTCACCCATGAGGTGGCCATCGCCCTGCGGGACGACGCGCTGCTCCAGGCCGGCACCCGGATCGCGGTGGAGACGACCTTCAGCGACACGCCCATGGTGCCGTACCAGGAGTGGATCAACATCATGACGGAGATCTTCGGCGAGGCACGCCGACGGGGCGAGCTGCTGCCCTCGGTGGACCCCGCCAAGGCGGCCGAGTTCTTCGTGTCCTCCTACACCGGCGTGCAGCTCTTCTCGCTGGCGGCCTCGGGGCGCCAGGACCTGCCCGCGCGGGTGACGTCGCTGTGGAAGCACATCCTCCCCGGGCTGGCCTCCCCCGGCGCCATGACGCATGTCGACCCCCAGGGAAGGCCGCACAAGACCGCCGCCTGA
- a CDS encoding ScbA/BarX family gamma-butyrolactone biosynthesis protein, with protein sequence MTSAALAAPHDTAGRRAGRVPSRPRVLDMPPLTTTVPREYVHRAALSEVFLTDWGYAGDDTWVVGAQWPRAHSFYGPAGGLHDPVLLVETIRQAGILLSHVAHGVPLENSIIWQDMRYRLAPEALRTSATPAEIELHVRDEDLVRRGARLAGARQRYRVLRDGAELATATLDFSCHSPAVYRRLRGAYCDLEHAYARRLPPPEPLLPPLVARDRTADVVLSPTGRPHLWQLRVDTAHPVLFDHPVDHTPGMLLVEAARQAAQATAGPGFVLPVEMECAFERYGELDAPCWVRATPRGHDVAGRFRVDIAVEQYDQPVFSARIAARPAGRSAENSFSHSGRGSNGCPLPSN encoded by the coding sequence ATGACCAGCGCAGCCCTCGCCGCGCCGCACGACACCGCCGGCCGCCGGGCCGGCCGTGTGCCGTCCCGTCCCCGCGTCCTGGACATGCCGCCGCTGACGACGACGGTGCCCCGCGAGTACGTACACCGGGCCGCGCTGTCCGAGGTGTTCCTGACCGACTGGGGGTACGCCGGGGACGACACATGGGTGGTCGGCGCGCAGTGGCCGCGGGCGCACAGCTTCTACGGCCCGGCCGGCGGCCTGCACGACCCGGTGCTGCTGGTCGAGACCATACGGCAGGCGGGCATCCTGCTCAGTCACGTGGCCCACGGGGTGCCGCTGGAGAACTCCATCATCTGGCAGGACATGCGCTACCGCCTGGCCCCCGAAGCACTGCGGACGTCCGCGACCCCCGCCGAGATAGAGCTGCACGTGCGCGACGAGGACCTGGTGCGCCGCGGCGCCCGGCTGGCCGGCGCCCGCCAGCGCTACCGCGTCCTGCGCGACGGGGCCGAACTGGCCACCGCCACCTTGGACTTCTCCTGCCACAGCCCGGCCGTCTACCGCCGGCTGCGCGGCGCGTACTGCGACCTGGAGCACGCCTACGCCCGGCGGCTGCCCCCGCCGGAGCCGCTGCTGCCGCCGCTGGTCGCACGCGACCGTACGGCCGATGTGGTGCTCTCCCCCACCGGCCGGCCGCATCTGTGGCAGTTGAGGGTGGACACCGCACACCCCGTGCTCTTCGACCACCCCGTGGACCATACCCCCGGCATGCTGCTGGTGGAGGCCGCCCGGCAGGCCGCGCAGGCCACGGCGGGCCCCGGATTCGTCCTGCCGGTGGAGATGGAGTGCGCCTTCGAGCGGTACGGCGAGCTGGACGCGCCCTGCTGGGTGCGGGCCACGCCGCGCGGCCATGACGTCGCGGGCCGGTTCCGCGTGGACATAGCGGTGGAACAGTACGACCAGCCCGTTTTTTCCGCCCGAATCGCCGCGCGTCCGGCAGGCCGATCGGCGGAAAACTCCTTTTCGCATTCCGGCCGTGGCTCGAACGGCTGCCCCCTTCCGTCGAATTGA
- a CDS encoding enoyl-CoA hydratase family protein, with the protein MSPFTGSADTTTTWQHIDVTREDGVVTVTLARPHKLNALTFEAYADLRDLLAELSRERSVRALVLGGEGRGFCSGGDVEEIIGATLGMDTAQLLDFNRMTGQVVRAVRECPFPVVAALHGVAAGAGAVLALAADFRVADPSTRFAFLFTKVGLSGGDMGAAYLLPRVVGLGHATRLLMLGDVVRAQEAERIGLISELTEEGRAHQAAHALARRLAEGPALAYAQTKALLTAELDMPLAAAVELDAATQALLMNSADYAEFHAAFTEKRPPKWQGK; encoded by the coding sequence ATGAGCCCGTTCACGGGATCCGCCGACACCACCACCACATGGCAGCACATCGACGTGACCAGGGAAGACGGCGTCGTCACCGTCACCCTCGCCCGTCCGCACAAGCTCAACGCCCTGACCTTCGAGGCTTACGCCGACCTGCGCGACCTGCTCGCGGAGCTGTCCAGGGAGCGGTCCGTACGCGCCCTCGTCCTGGGCGGCGAGGGGCGCGGCTTCTGCTCCGGCGGTGACGTCGAGGAGATCATCGGCGCCACCCTGGGCATGGACACCGCGCAACTGCTGGACTTCAACCGGATGACCGGACAGGTCGTCCGGGCCGTGCGTGAGTGCCCCTTCCCGGTGGTCGCCGCCCTCCACGGGGTCGCCGCCGGAGCCGGCGCGGTGCTCGCGCTGGCCGCCGACTTCCGCGTCGCCGACCCCTCCACCCGCTTCGCCTTCCTCTTCACCAAGGTCGGACTGTCCGGCGGCGACATGGGGGCGGCGTACCTGCTGCCGCGGGTGGTGGGTCTGGGGCACGCCACCCGCCTGCTCATGCTGGGTGACGTGGTCCGCGCGCAGGAGGCCGAGCGCATCGGGCTGATCAGCGAGCTGACGGAGGAGGGGCGGGCCCACCAGGCGGCGCACGCCCTGGCCCGCCGGCTGGCCGAGGGGCCGGCCCTCGCGTACGCCCAGACCAAGGCGCTGCTCACCGCCGAACTGGACATGCCGCTGGCCGCGGCCGTCGAACTGGACGCCGCCACCCAGGCCCTGCTGATGAACAGCGCCGACTACGCCGAGTTCCACGCCGCCTTCACCGAGAAGCGGCCCCCCAAATGGCAGGGGAAATGA
- a CDS encoding ATP-binding protein — translation MASWRIALPHTTAAVPIARALIRKALAHGGGGESGSEGEGGGAYGARGGGTPGGAIRTGTDSHTAELLTAELVANAVEHTAGRTPIELVVELRPTGCQVEVHDADPSPVEGLDPRAPLPRPDPYAENGRGLLLIRTLSSASGCRVTDRGKATWFTLAPGRARS, via the coding sequence ATGGCCTCCTGGAGGATCGCCCTGCCGCACACCACGGCCGCCGTCCCGATCGCCCGCGCCCTGATCCGCAAGGCGCTGGCGCACGGCGGCGGAGGCGAGAGCGGGAGCGAGGGCGAGGGCGGGGGTGCGTACGGCGCCCGGGGAGGCGGCACGCCGGGCGGCGCCATCCGTACGGGGACGGACAGCCACACCGCCGAGCTGCTGACCGCGGAGCTGGTCGCCAACGCCGTGGAACACACCGCCGGCCGTACGCCCATCGAACTCGTCGTGGAACTGCGGCCGACCGGCTGCCAGGTGGAGGTGCACGACGCCGACCCGTCCCCCGTGGAGGGGCTGGACCCCCGGGCTCCCCTGCCCCGCCCCGATCCCTACGCCGAGAACGGCCGCGGCCTGCTGCTGATACGTACCCTCAGCTCGGCCTCCGGCTGCCGCGTCACCGACCGGGGCAAGGCCACCTGGTTCACCCTCGCCCCGGGCCGGGCGCGGAGCTGA
- a CDS encoding amino acid permease produces the protein MRPSGPRIKSPDLLLAESGGDLEGHGLKRTMGLFQLVCFGIGAIVGTGIFVGLSGTVAQAGPAVLLSFVLAAVTCVFTAFSFAELGGAIPVSGSSYSYAYATLGERTAFLVGWCLLLEYGISVSAVAVGWGQYLNELLDSLIGWQLPAALSSPPGDGGVINVPAVVVMLLAALLLVRGIRESARATAAMAVLKIAVLILFGCIAFTAFRDGNLTPFAPEGVAGVTSGASLAFFSYIGFDAITTAGEEVKNPRRNIPLAIMICIGVVTVLYCLVALTAIGALGAGQVGDKPAALSLVVDRVTGSAVGGGIIAFGAVVAIASVVLAVMYGQTRILMSMSRDGLVPRVFERISPRTSTPVANTWIVAVVFAVPAAVVPLDVVMNLTTIGTLAVMAVVNVCVMVLRRTRPDLPRRFRVPLFPVSPVLGIAFCLYLIYGTGPATWLQFAAFLVAGSLVYSAYGRRRSRLATTAGADGSRAEPLDGSPVASGDESPEGAPAGPPVAAVSSAPGPGRG, from the coding sequence ATGCGCCCCAGCGGCCCGCGCATCAAGTCCCCCGATCTCCTCCTCGCCGAGTCCGGCGGCGACCTCGAAGGCCACGGCCTCAAGCGCACCATGGGCCTCTTCCAGCTCGTGTGCTTCGGCATCGGTGCGATCGTCGGCACCGGCATCTTCGTCGGCCTGTCCGGCACCGTCGCCCAGGCCGGCCCCGCCGTCCTGCTCTCCTTCGTGCTGGCGGCCGTCACCTGCGTCTTCACCGCCTTCTCCTTCGCGGAGCTGGGCGGTGCCATCCCGGTGTCCGGCAGCTCGTACTCCTACGCGTACGCCACCCTCGGCGAGCGCACGGCCTTCCTCGTGGGCTGGTGCCTGCTGCTCGAATACGGCATATCGGTCTCGGCCGTCGCCGTGGGCTGGGGCCAGTACCTCAACGAACTGCTGGACAGCCTCATCGGATGGCAGCTCCCGGCGGCCCTCTCCAGCCCGCCCGGGGACGGCGGCGTCATCAACGTCCCGGCCGTGGTCGTGATGCTGCTGGCCGCGCTGCTGCTGGTCCGCGGCATCCGTGAGAGCGCGCGGGCGACCGCCGCGATGGCCGTACTGAAGATCGCCGTGCTGATCCTGTTCGGATGCATCGCCTTCACCGCCTTCCGGGACGGCAACCTCACCCCCTTCGCCCCCGAGGGCGTCGCCGGGGTCACCTCCGGCGCCTCGCTGGCGTTCTTCTCCTACATCGGCTTCGACGCGATCACCACGGCGGGCGAAGAGGTCAAGAACCCCCGGCGCAACATCCCGCTCGCCATCATGATCTGCATCGGCGTCGTCACGGTCCTGTACTGCCTGGTGGCCCTGACCGCCATCGGCGCGCTCGGCGCCGGCCAGGTCGGCGACAAGCCCGCGGCCCTCTCCCTGGTCGTCGACCGGGTCACCGGCTCGGCCGTCGGCGGCGGGATCATCGCCTTCGGCGCGGTCGTGGCCATCGCCTCCGTCGTCCTGGCCGTCATGTACGGGCAGACCCGCATCCTGATGTCGATGTCCCGGGACGGACTGGTGCCCCGGGTCTTCGAACGGATCTCCCCGCGGACCTCCACGCCCGTCGCCAACACCTGGATCGTCGCGGTCGTCTTCGCGGTGCCGGCCGCGGTCGTCCCTCTGGACGTCGTGATGAACCTGACGACCATCGGGACGCTGGCCGTCATGGCCGTCGTCAACGTGTGCGTGATGGTGCTGCGCCGGACCCGGCCCGACCTCCCGCGCCGCTTCCGTGTCCCGCTCTTCCCCGTCAGCCCCGTGCTCGGCATCGCCTTCTGCCTCTACCTGATCTACGGGACGGGTCCGGCGACCTGGCTCCAGTTCGCCGCTTTCCTGGTGGCGGGGTCGCTGGTCTACTCGGCGTACGGGCGCCGGCGCTCCCGGCTGGCGACGACCGCAGGCGCGGACGGGTCCCGGGCCGAGCCCCTGGACGGGTCCCCGGTCGCGTCCGGGGACGAGTCCCCGGAAGGGGCACCCGCCGGGCCGCCGGTGGCCGCGGTCAGCTCCGCGCCCGGCCCGGGGCGAGGGTGA
- the argF gene encoding ornithine carbamoyltransferase, with product MAIDLTGRHFLKELDFSAGEFRRLVELAAELKAAKRAGTETPYLKGRNIALIFEKTSTRTRCAFEVAAADQGASTTYLDPSGSQIGHKESVKDTARVLGRMFDAIEFRGSAHQDVEELARYAGVPVFNGLTDQWHPTQMLADVLTMTEHLPGRPLEEITFAYLGDARHNMGNSYLVTGALLGMDVRIVAPQELWPDEAVVAAARRLAGESGARLTFTPDVAEGVRGADFVITDVWVSLGEPKEVWDERIALLRDYAVTMDVLRATGNADVKFLHCLPAFHDLGTEVAREVYERHGLTSLEVTDEVFESAHSVVFDEAENRLHTIKAVMVATMAGLRAAS from the coding sequence ATGGCGATAGACCTCACCGGCCGCCACTTCCTCAAGGAGCTGGACTTCAGCGCCGGGGAATTCCGCCGACTGGTCGAGCTGGCGGCCGAACTGAAGGCCGCCAAGCGTGCGGGCACCGAGACCCCGTACCTCAAGGGGCGCAACATAGCCCTGATCTTCGAGAAGACCTCGACCCGCACCCGCTGTGCCTTCGAGGTCGCCGCCGCCGACCAGGGCGCCTCGACCACCTACCTCGACCCGTCGGGGTCGCAGATCGGGCACAAGGAGTCGGTGAAGGACACCGCCCGGGTCCTCGGCCGGATGTTCGACGCCATCGAGTTCCGTGGCAGCGCCCACCAGGACGTCGAGGAGCTGGCCCGGTACGCGGGAGTGCCCGTCTTCAACGGGCTGACCGACCAGTGGCACCCGACCCAGATGCTCGCCGACGTCCTGACCATGACCGAGCACCTCCCGGGCCGGCCGCTCGAAGAGATCACTTTCGCCTATCTGGGTGATGCCCGGCACAACATGGGCAACTCCTACCTCGTCACGGGCGCGCTCCTCGGCATGGACGTACGCATCGTGGCGCCGCAGGAGCTGTGGCCGGACGAGGCCGTCGTCGCCGCGGCCCGCCGGCTCGCCGGGGAAAGCGGGGCGCGGCTGACGTTCACCCCCGATGTGGCCGAGGGCGTGCGCGGCGCGGACTTCGTCATCACCGACGTGTGGGTCTCGCTGGGCGAGCCGAAGGAGGTGTGGGACGAGCGGATCGCACTGCTCCGCGACTACGCGGTCACGATGGACGTCCTGCGTGCCACCGGCAACGCGGACGTGAAGTTCCTGCACTGCCTGCCCGCCTTCCATGACCTCGGTACCGAGGTTGCCCGTGAGGTGTACGAGCGGCACGGCCTGACGTCACTGGAAGTGACCGACGAGGTCTTCGAGTCCGCGCACTCCGTGGTCTTCGACGAGGCGGAGAACCGGCTGCACACGATCAAGGCGGTCATGGTCGCCACGATGGCCGGTCTGCGCGCGGCTTCCTGA
- a CDS encoding MFS transporter, with product MPPRPLRPPPIPLPPPTHPTPTPDPRRWLILGIASAAQFLAVLDLIAVTIAFPAIGRDFGSASAAQLSWVLNGYTVVLAALLVPAGRIADETGRRRSFLTGMVLFGLASVGCGAAPTLTVLIAARVVQGIAAAVLIPTSLSLALPAFPPRERATAVGVWTAVSALAASSGPVIGGLLAAADWRWIFLINAPVVLVAVVAGVRFLPVSVRGERRRPDLLGTVLVLLCTGGLVTACVQAPEWGFAAPGTLAVLAAGVLAGVLCAVHVRRAARMHTAAYVRKTGGVRRDAPEPVIHPALFRTPGFTAATLGLLAYFVAYSAMTLGTTLWFTDVRHYSTQQAGLAIVPWPLTVLVVSGFSGRIVRAVGERATALFGALCFVAAPLWWLVAGGDGAHYAVGHLPGLVLAGLGTALYQPVMFAATGRLPADRLSLGSGVLMVSRQGGTALGVAALVAVTGSRVTAGSLHAAWVLVAVLAAAAVLAAATLSKPTTPREPQAAPESEPSPEPATPRRLAAPPGPGTV from the coding sequence CTGCCGCCTCGGCCTCTGCGTCCACCCCCGATCCCACTCCCACCCCCGACCCACCCCACTCCCACCCCCGACCCCCGCCGCTGGCTCATCCTCGGCATCGCCTCGGCGGCCCAGTTCCTCGCCGTACTGGACCTGATCGCCGTCACCATCGCCTTCCCCGCGATCGGCCGGGACTTCGGTTCGGCGTCCGCCGCGCAGCTCTCCTGGGTCCTCAACGGCTACACCGTCGTACTCGCCGCCCTCCTGGTCCCGGCCGGCCGGATCGCCGACGAAACGGGCCGCCGCCGCAGCTTCCTGACCGGCATGGTGCTCTTCGGCCTGGCCTCCGTGGGCTGTGGCGCGGCGCCGACCCTCACCGTCCTGATCGCCGCCCGCGTCGTCCAGGGCATCGCCGCCGCCGTACTGATCCCCACCTCCCTGTCCCTGGCGCTGCCCGCCTTCCCGCCGCGTGAACGCGCCACCGCCGTCGGCGTCTGGACGGCGGTCAGCGCGCTGGCGGCCAGTTCGGGCCCGGTGATCGGCGGGCTGCTGGCCGCCGCCGACTGGCGCTGGATCTTCCTGATCAACGCGCCGGTCGTCCTGGTCGCGGTCGTCGCGGGCGTACGTTTCCTGCCCGTCTCCGTACGGGGCGAGCGGCGCCGCCCGGACCTCCTGGGGACCGTGCTGGTCCTGCTGTGCACCGGCGGCCTGGTGACCGCCTGCGTCCAGGCGCCCGAGTGGGGGTTCGCCGCCCCCGGCACCCTCGCGGTGCTCGCGGCCGGCGTCCTGGCGGGTGTGCTGTGCGCGGTACACGTACGCCGGGCCGCGCGCATGCACACGGCCGCGTACGTACGTAAGACCGGCGGCGTACGCCGCGACGCTCCCGAACCCGTGATCCACCCGGCGCTGTTCCGTACGCCCGGATTCACCGCCGCCACCCTCGGGCTGCTCGCCTACTTCGTCGCCTATTCGGCCATGACCCTGGGCACCACCTTGTGGTTCACCGACGTCCGGCACTACTCGACGCAGCAGGCGGGCCTGGCCATCGTGCCGTGGCCGCTGACGGTCCTGGTGGTCTCGGGTTTCTCGGGCCGGATCGTACGGGCCGTGGGCGAGCGGGCGACCGCCCTGTTCGGCGCGCTGTGCTTCGTCGCCGCGCCCCTGTGGTGGCTGGTGGCGGGCGGCGACGGCGCGCACTACGCCGTCGGGCACCTCCCCGGCCTGGTCCTCGCCGGACTGGGCACCGCCCTGTACCAGCCGGTGATGTTCGCCGCGACCGGCCGTCTCCCGGCCGACCGGCTCTCGCTGGGCTCCGGCGTCCTGATGGTCTCCCGGCAGGGCGGTACGGCGCTGGGCGTGGCGGCCCTGGTCGCGGTCACGGGCTCCCGGGTCACCGCGGGATCCCTGCACGCCGCCTGGGTGCTCGTCGCGGTCCTGGCAGCGGCGGCGGTCCTGGCGGCGGCCACCCTGAGCAAGCCCACGACGCCGCGCGAACCCCAGGCGGCGCCCGAGTCCGAGCCGTCCCCCGAGCCCGCGACGCCGCGCCGGCTCGCAGCGCCGCCCGGGCCCGGCACGGTGTGA
- a CDS encoding helix-turn-helix domain-containing protein: MPTIAVAVTDGMPFFELAIPCHIFGTDRPDTPDGWYDLRVCAIGTDGADPHARSWFRAHTPYGAAELVAADTVLVPASADVHGDPPPELLDALRSAHRRGARLVSLCSGAFTLAATGLLDGRTAATHWMYAALLAERYPAVSVDPTVLYIDHGDVLTGAGATAAIDVCLHLVREDFGTEAANTLARQLVAPAHRPGGQAQFIQAPLPPRTDDSLAPLLHWARESLDRPLTVADLARRAHTSPRTLVRRFHAATGTTPMRWLQAQRIARARELLEGSDLPVDRVAEVCGLGTAANLRRHFTRAVGVPPIDYRRSYRAARAS; this comes from the coding sequence ATGCCCACGATCGCCGTCGCCGTCACCGACGGCATGCCGTTCTTCGAACTCGCCATCCCCTGCCACATCTTCGGCACCGACCGGCCCGACACCCCCGACGGCTGGTACGACCTGCGGGTCTGCGCGATCGGGACGGACGGAGCCGACCCGCACGCGCGCTCCTGGTTCCGTGCCCACACCCCTTACGGCGCAGCCGAGCTGGTCGCCGCGGACACCGTGCTGGTGCCGGCCTCGGCAGACGTACACGGCGACCCGCCGCCCGAGCTCCTGGACGCCCTGCGCAGCGCGCACCGCCGTGGTGCCCGCCTGGTCTCCCTGTGCTCCGGCGCCTTCACCCTGGCCGCGACCGGGCTGCTGGACGGCCGTACGGCCGCCACGCACTGGATGTACGCGGCGCTGCTCGCCGAGCGTTACCCGGCCGTCAGCGTGGACCCCACCGTCCTGTACATCGACCACGGCGACGTCCTGACCGGCGCCGGGGCGACCGCCGCCATCGACGTCTGTCTGCACCTGGTCCGCGAGGACTTCGGTACCGAGGCCGCCAACACCCTCGCCCGGCAGCTCGTCGCCCCCGCCCACCGGCCCGGCGGCCAGGCCCAGTTCATCCAGGCGCCGCTGCCGCCCCGTACGGACGACTCACTCGCGCCCCTGCTGCACTGGGCACGCGAGAGCCTCGACCGGCCGCTGACCGTCGCCGACCTGGCCCGCCGGGCCCACACGAGCCCGCGCACGCTCGTACGGCGGTTCCACGCGGCGACCGGCACCACACCGATGCGGTGGCTCCAGGCCCAGCGCATCGCCCGGGCCCGGGAGCTGCTGGAGGGCAGCGACCTGCCGGTGGACCGGGTGGCGGAGGTCTGCGGCCTGGGCACGGCCGCCAACCTCCGGCGGCACTTCACGCGCGCGGTGGGCGTACCTCCGATCGACTACCGGCGGTCCTACCGCGCCGCGCGTGCGTCCTGA